The proteins below come from a single Pelagibaculum spongiae genomic window:
- a CDS encoding methyltransferase domain-containing protein, whose translation MRQKPQTDKNFDSLAKRFQKNIYTSRKGQLRLETLWRDINQQIPELNQQPLNILDAGGGQGQFSLMLAAQGHKITLCDYSEAMLELAHQNFRDAGLESQITLLHSPIQELPHWLAGEQFDGILCHAVTEWLADPQETLSVLPEMIRSGGWLSLMAYNLDALIFFNIVRGNLDRVLAQQFRGTGKTLTPTNPQKPDTVLSWINQWGLTLKSQTGIRCFGDWLQGDWKESETELEKLQQIEQMYSQLEPFKNLARYIHFFASKP comes from the coding sequence GTGCGTCAGAAACCGCAAACAGATAAGAACTTCGATTCTTTAGCTAAGAGATTTCAAAAAAATATTTATACCAGCCGCAAAGGACAATTACGGCTGGAAACTTTATGGCGAGATATTAACCAGCAAATTCCAGAGTTAAACCAGCAGCCACTAAATATTCTTGATGCCGGCGGCGGGCAAGGACAGTTTTCATTAATGCTGGCCGCCCAGGGGCACAAAATTACTTTGTGTGACTACTCGGAAGCCATGCTGGAACTAGCACACCAAAATTTTCGTGATGCAGGGTTAGAAAGTCAGATCACCTTGCTACACAGCCCCATTCAGGAATTACCCCATTGGCTGGCTGGCGAGCAATTCGACGGTATTTTATGCCATGCGGTAACCGAATGGCTGGCGGACCCACAAGAAACCTTAAGTGTGTTACCTGAAATGATCCGGTCTGGCGGCTGGCTTTCGTTAATGGCTTATAATCTCGACGCACTGATATTTTTTAATATTGTGCGCGGTAATCTGGATCGAGTATTGGCCCAGCAGTTTCGTGGCACTGGAAAAACACTGACACCGACCAACCCGCAAAAACCAGACACAGTATTAAGCTGGATTAACCAGTGGGGCCTAACCCTGAAAAGCCAAACCGGCATTCGATGTTTTGGTGATTGGCTGCAAGGTGACTGGAAAGAATCAGAAACTGAACTTGAAAAGCTGCAGCAAATTGAACAGATGTATAGCCAGCTAGAACCTTTTAAAAATCTGGCTCGCTACATTCATTTTTTTGCCAGCAAGCCATAA
- the rho gene encoding transcription termination factor Rho — MNLTELKKKPVSELMDIAQELGLNSISRSRKQDMIFAILKAHARSGEDIHGDGVLEILQDGFGFLRSADSSYLAGPDDIYVSPSQIRRFSLRTGDTVAGKIRPPKEGERYFALLKVDQINFERPEAAKHKVLFESLTPLFADERMSMERGNGSTEDITARIIDLSAPIGKGQRGLIVSPPKAGKTMLMQNIAQSISINHPECYLMVLLIDERPEEVTEMERSVRGEVIASTFDEPASRHVQVAEMVIEKAKRLVEHKKDVVILLDSITRLARAYNTVVPSSGKVLTGGVDANALHRPKRFFGAARNVEEGGSLTIIATALVDTGSKMDEVIYEEFKGTGNMEIHLDRKVAEKRLYPAININRSGTRREEKLSTAAELQKVWILRKILHPMDELSAIEFLLDRLKDTKTNAQFFDSMKRI; from the coding sequence ATGAACCTAACCGAGCTTAAGAAAAAACCCGTCTCAGAATTAATGGATATTGCCCAAGAGCTGGGTCTAAACAGTATCTCCCGTTCTCGCAAGCAAGATATGATTTTTGCCATCCTAAAGGCTCACGCCCGAAGTGGTGAAGACATTCACGGCGATGGAGTATTGGAAATTTTGCAAGATGGCTTCGGCTTCTTGCGATCAGCAGACAGCTCTTATCTGGCAGGCCCAGACGACATTTATGTTTCTCCCAGCCAAATCCGACGATTTAGTCTGAGAACTGGTGATACCGTTGCAGGTAAAATCCGGCCGCCAAAGGAAGGTGAAAGATATTTCGCTTTGCTGAAAGTGGATCAGATTAACTTTGAGCGACCAGAAGCTGCTAAACATAAAGTTTTGTTTGAGAGTCTGACGCCACTTTTCGCTGATGAACGAATGTCAATGGAGCGTGGTAATGGCAGTACCGAAGACATCACCGCTCGAATCATCGATCTTTCTGCACCGATTGGTAAAGGCCAGCGTGGCCTAATTGTTTCACCGCCGAAGGCTGGTAAAACAATGCTGATGCAGAATATCGCCCAGAGCATTTCGATTAATCACCCTGAATGTTACTTAATGGTATTGCTGATTGATGAGCGCCCAGAAGAAGTAACAGAAATGGAGCGTTCGGTTCGAGGTGAAGTGATTGCTTCTACCTTTGATGAACCAGCAAGCCGTCACGTTCAGGTTGCTGAAATGGTCATCGAGAAAGCCAAACGTTTGGTTGAGCACAAAAAAGATGTAGTGATCCTGCTGGATTCGATTACTCGTCTGGCACGTGCTTACAACACTGTTGTGCCGTCATCAGGCAAGGTGTTGACTGGTGGTGTTGATGCTAACGCATTGCATCGTCCAAAGCGTTTCTTTGGTGCAGCACGTAATGTGGAAGAAGGCGGAAGCTTGACCATTATTGCAACTGCCTTAGTAGATACTGGCTCTAAGATGGACGAAGTAATCTACGAAGAATTTAAAGGCACCGGTAACATGGAGATCCATCTGGATCGTAAGGTTGCTGAAAAACGTCTTTATCCGGCGATTAATATCAACCGCTCCGGCACCCGTCGTGAAGAAAAGCTGTCTACAGCAGCTGAATTGCAAAAGGTTTGGATCCTGCGCAAAATTCTCCACCCGATGGATGAGTTGTCAGCGATTGAATTCTTGCTGGATCGCTTGAAAGATACCAAGACCAATGCGCAATTCTTTGATTCGATGAAGCGCATTTGA
- the ubiD gene encoding 4-hydroxy-3-polyprenylbenzoate decarboxylase translates to MKYRDLRDFIKLLEKKGQLVRVKQEVSPVLEMTEICDRTLRAAGPALLFENVTGHSIPVLGNLFGTPERVALGMGESSVEALREVGKLLSALKEPEPPKGMKDAFKQLPLYKKVLTMAPKQVSKAPCQEIILEGDQVDLNQLPIQTCWPGDAGPLLTWGLTITRGPEKPRQNLGIYRQQLIGRNKLIMRWLHHRGGALDFHEWKKAHPGKPFPISVALGADPATILAAVTPVPDTLSEYAFAGLLRDSRTEVIKSIGNDLQVPASAEIVLEGVIHPNEMAPEGPFGDHTGYYNEVESFPVFTVERITMRQKPIFHSTYTGRPPDEPAILGLALNEVFVPILQKQYPEIVDFYLPPEGCSYRMAIVTMKKQYPGHAKRVMMGVWSFLRQFMYTKFVVVCDDDINARDWNDVIWAITTRMDPARDTLLIENTPIDYLDFASPVASLGSKMGMDATNKWPGETSREWGEPITMDQSVKDRVDQMWDKLNIPLD, encoded by the coding sequence ATGAAGTACAGGGATCTGCGTGATTTCATCAAACTTCTTGAAAAGAAAGGTCAACTAGTACGTGTGAAGCAAGAAGTTTCACCGGTGCTGGAGATGACCGAAATCTGTGACCGTACCCTGCGTGCCGCTGGGCCGGCATTGTTGTTTGAAAATGTCACCGGCCATTCAATACCAGTATTGGGTAATTTGTTTGGTACGCCAGAGCGTGTTGCTTTGGGTATGGGTGAATCTTCAGTTGAGGCTTTGCGGGAAGTTGGCAAGCTTCTCTCTGCGTTGAAAGAACCTGAACCGCCCAAGGGTATGAAGGATGCTTTCAAGCAGCTGCCGCTCTATAAAAAAGTGCTCACCATGGCACCGAAACAAGTCAGCAAAGCACCCTGCCAGGAAATAATTTTAGAAGGTGATCAGGTTGATTTAAACCAGTTGCCGATTCAAACCTGCTGGCCCGGTGATGCAGGCCCGCTGCTTACTTGGGGTCTGACGATCACTAGAGGCCCAGAAAAGCCAAGGCAGAATTTAGGTATTTATCGCCAGCAGTTAATTGGCAGAAATAAACTGATTATGCGTTGGTTGCACCATCGAGGTGGTGCGCTAGATTTTCATGAGTGGAAAAAAGCCCACCCAGGAAAACCTTTTCCGATATCTGTCGCATTAGGTGCAGACCCTGCGACTATTTTGGCGGCGGTTACTCCGGTACCAGACACTTTATCTGAATATGCCTTTGCCGGTTTATTACGAGATAGTCGTACTGAAGTAATTAAATCGATCGGTAATGATCTTCAAGTACCAGCCTCAGCTGAAATTGTTCTTGAAGGTGTTATTCACCCTAATGAAATGGCGCCAGAAGGCCCGTTTGGTGATCACACCGGTTATTACAATGAAGTAGAAAGTTTTCCGGTATTTACTGTCGAGCGAATTACTATGCGACAGAAACCGATTTTCCACAGCACCTATACCGGGCGGCCACCAGATGAACCTGCAATTTTAGGCTTGGCGCTTAATGAAGTGTTTGTGCCGATTTTACAAAAACAGTACCCAGAAATTGTCGATTTTTATTTGCCGCCTGAAGGATGCTCCTATCGGATGGCAATTGTCACAATGAAAAAGCAATATCCCGGCCATGCCAAGCGAGTCATGATGGGAGTTTGGTCGTTCTTACGTCAGTTTATGTATACCAAGTTTGTAGTGGTCTGTGATGACGATATCAATGCCCGCGACTGGAACGATGTAATTTGGGCGATAACCACTCGAATGGATCCAGCACGCGATACATTACTGATTGAGAATACACCCATCGATTATTTGGATTTTGCGTCACCGGTTGCAAGTCTTGGTTCAAAAATGGGTATGGATGCAACCAATAAATGGCCGGGTGAAACTAGCCGTGAATGGGGAGAACCAATCACTATGGATCAATCGGTAAAAGATCGGGTAGATCAGATGTGGGATAAACTGAACATCCCGCTAGATTAA
- a CDS encoding NAD(P)H-flavin reductase: MSKNAQLCHYQVHSLKQLNSTLYIAQLSPANKQCALEFKAGQYLEFLFEDDSALPFSIANKPDSSGRLEMHIRCRAGSELPARLLSMLKSDLPIRLRGPYGQCLLSENADQPLLFVATGTGFSQIGALIEQALADNPNRPIKFYFGAEVPEDLYADAQANAWSQQYQQFCYVPVVSDALPEHAWQGRAGWVQQTIAEDFSQLAEYQSYLCGQPEMIIEMVKVLESKGAQRKDIFADALSWLKID, translated from the coding sequence TTGAGCAAAAATGCCCAGCTTTGCCATTATCAGGTTCACTCCCTGAAGCAGCTTAATTCGACCTTGTATATCGCGCAATTATCACCTGCTAATAAACAGTGCGCACTGGAATTCAAAGCCGGACAATATCTGGAATTCTTGTTTGAAGATGATTCTGCATTGCCATTTTCAATTGCCAACAAGCCAGATTCCAGCGGTCGACTGGAAATGCATATTCGCTGTCGAGCAGGTTCCGAGCTGCCAGCGCGTTTGTTAAGTATGTTAAAAAGTGATCTGCCGATCCGCTTGCGTGGTCCATATGGCCAATGTTTATTGAGTGAGAACGCCGACCAGCCGTTATTATTTGTTGCGACAGGAACCGGCTTTAGTCAGATTGGCGCCTTGATCGAACAAGCATTAGCAGATAATCCTAATCGGCCTATCAAATTCTATTTTGGCGCTGAAGTGCCAGAAGATTTATATGCTGATGCTCAAGCAAACGCTTGGAGTCAGCAATATCAACAATTTTGTTATGTGCCTGTGGTTTCTGATGCACTTCCAGAACACGCTTGGCAGGGTCGAGCAGGCTGGGTTCAGCAGACAATCGCTGAAGATTTTAGCCAACTAGCTGAGTACCAAAGTTATCTGTGTGGCCAACCTGAAATGATCATTGAAATGGTTAAAGTACTGGAGTCTAAAGGTGCGCAGCGTAAAGACATCTTTGCTGATGCATTATCCTGGTTGAAGATCGACTAA
- a CDS encoding PspC domain-containing protein encodes MARKRLKQPSPVILGVAGVIAKELKVSPLAVRIVMVLLLISSFGLMTLGYFGLWAWFNSNGMLTSHTAFDDDDMDWMDRDLKQLDKRLDRLESWVADNDVRLRSAFRK; translated from the coding sequence ATGGCGAGAAAAAGATTAAAACAACCATCGCCGGTGATATTAGGTGTTGCCGGTGTCATTGCTAAAGAGTTGAAAGTTTCCCCTCTGGCAGTTCGAATCGTAATGGTGCTGTTATTGATAAGTTCTTTTGGACTCATGACACTCGGCTATTTCGGCTTATGGGCCTGGTTTAACAGCAATGGCATGTTGACTAGCCATACCGCTTTTGATGACGATGATATGGACTGGATGGATCGCGATTTGAAGCAGTTAGATAAACGATTGGATCGATTGGAAAGCTGGGTTGCTGATAATGATGTCAGATTAAGAAGCGCATTTAGAAAGTAA
- a CDS encoding FadR/GntR family transcriptional regulator, producing the protein MAAGKQAPRISDTIMAKIEAMILEGEIPVASRLPPERVLAERFGISRPSLREAIQKLIAKGLLFSRQGGGTYVTASLSDTYIGPLADLLAICPELVDDTLEFRNLLEQQAAALAALRASDEDKAELVKCLDAANHLKHEYEQTPAEMDISFHLAVVKASGNKVLFNTFRWMYQLLKRTAASNLNAALTNEDARNEMDSQHRHIVDAILAGDATAAAKAVSSHYHHIRRCLEEHGDLPPANIPTPLVDPVSK; encoded by the coding sequence ATGGCTGCAGGTAAACAAGCTCCAAGAATATCAGATACGATCATGGCCAAGATCGAAGCTATGATTCTCGAAGGTGAAATTCCTGTTGCTAGTCGCTTGCCTCCTGAACGAGTTTTAGCCGAGCGCTTTGGAATTTCTCGCCCTTCATTACGTGAAGCAATCCAGAAATTAATAGCCAAAGGCTTATTGTTCAGCCGTCAAGGTGGTGGCACTTATGTCACTGCAAGTCTGAGTGATACCTACATCGGCCCATTGGCTGATTTGCTAGCAATCTGCCCCGAACTTGTTGACGATACGTTAGAATTTAGAAACCTTTTGGAACAACAGGCAGCAGCACTTGCCGCGTTACGCGCCAGTGATGAAGACAAGGCTGAGCTGGTCAAATGCTTAGATGCAGCTAACCACCTTAAGCATGAATATGAGCAAACACCTGCAGAAATGGATATTAGTTTCCACCTAGCAGTAGTGAAAGCGAGTGGTAACAAAGTACTGTTTAATACCTTCCGTTGGATGTATCAATTGCTTAAGCGCACTGCGGCTAGCAACTTGAATGCAGCATTAACCAACGAAGATGCACGTAACGAAATGGATTCACAACATCGTCATATTGTTGATGCCATTTTAGCGGGTGATGCAACGGCTGCTGCTAAAGCAGTTTCTAGCCATTATCATCATATTCGCCGTTGTCTGGAGGAGCACGGTGACTTGCCTCCAGCGAATATTCCTACACCATTAGTTGATCCGGTCAGTAAGTAA
- the trxA gene encoding thioredoxin TrxA encodes MSDHIVAVTDGDFDEKVLQASGPVLLDFWAEWCGPCKMIAPILDELAETLAGKVTIAKMNVDENNGTPAKFGVRGIPTLLLFKDGEVAGMKVGALSKSQLQAFIESNI; translated from the coding sequence ATGAGTGATCATATTGTTGCAGTGACTGACGGCGACTTCGACGAGAAGGTACTGCAGGCTTCCGGGCCAGTCCTGTTAGATTTCTGGGCAGAGTGGTGTGGTCCTTGCAAAATGATTGCTCCTATCCTGGATGAATTAGCAGAAACTCTGGCAGGTAAAGTTACTATCGCCAAGATGAACGTGGATGAAAATAACGGCACGCCAGCTAAATTTGGCGTTCGTGGGATTCCAACACTTTTGCTGTTTAAAGATGGTGAAGTGGCCGGAATGAAAGTCGGTGCGCTGTCTAAGTCACAGTTACAGGCTTTTATTGAAAGCAATATTTAA
- the ppx gene encoding exopolyphosphatase translates to MNRSKFTIAALDLGSNSFHMVIARADGGELKIIEKLGEKVQLGAGLSADKILNDEAMQRGWDCLERFAQRLQDLSVQTVRIIATNTLRIAKNRQLFLDKAEQIMGHQVELVAGREEARLVYLGVAHTLADDADKRLVVDIGGGSTEFIIGSRFEPILTESLQMGCVSYRALFFTDDKITRDGFSEAEMAARQQVQLISRNYIDTGWDEAVGSSGTIKTVLSVLEAMELNHGKITLEALQSLRKELIKQGNVEKLELPGLRDERRFNFAPGVAVLIGLFKELEIVEMTISDGAVREGTLYDTIGRSGHENVRDRTIGALTMRYSLDTAQMRRVCETSRTCFVQVADEWALDNQARLWLEWAAKLHEIGLDISHSQFQKHGEYILRHSDLAGFSGLDQSVLATLVRLHRRKFSSQVIHDLPVSLQDSCKRLACLLRLAIILHHSRHDAPLPPFRLIANDFRLKIVLPKEWLKLHPLTQRDLDEEKDFLKTAGMLLDVEAE, encoded by the coding sequence ATGAATAGAAGTAAATTTACGATTGCCGCTCTCGATCTTGGTTCTAACAGTTTTCATATGGTGATTGCGCGCGCCGATGGCGGCGAGTTAAAAATCATCGAAAAGCTGGGTGAAAAAGTACAACTCGGTGCTGGCTTATCTGCAGATAAAATTCTTAATGATGAGGCAATGCAGCGTGGCTGGGATTGCCTGGAGCGGTTTGCCCAGCGGCTACAAGACTTATCAGTTCAGACGGTTCGGATTATTGCCACCAATACTCTGCGGATCGCTAAAAATCGTCAGCTTTTTCTAGACAAAGCTGAACAGATTATGGGGCACCAAGTCGAGCTAGTAGCCGGTCGAGAAGAAGCGCGCTTGGTCTATTTAGGCGTGGCGCACACCTTGGCTGATGATGCAGATAAACGCCTAGTGGTTGATATTGGCGGTGGCAGTACTGAATTTATTATTGGCAGTCGTTTTGAACCAATTTTAACTGAAAGCCTACAAATGGGCTGCGTCAGTTATCGTGCGTTATTTTTTACCGATGACAAAATCACACGCGATGGTTTTAGTGAAGCCGAAATGGCTGCTCGCCAGCAAGTTCAATTAATCAGCCGTAATTATATTGATACCGGCTGGGATGAAGCCGTTGGTTCTTCTGGCACCATCAAAACTGTTTTATCGGTACTAGAAGCGATGGAGTTGAATCATGGAAAAATCACCCTTGAAGCGCTGCAATCGTTACGCAAAGAACTGATCAAACAAGGTAATGTCGAAAAGCTTGAATTACCGGGATTACGCGACGAACGACGATTTAATTTCGCGCCGGGTGTCGCTGTTTTAATTGGTTTATTCAAAGAATTGGAAATTGTTGAAATGACAATTTCTGATGGTGCCGTTCGAGAAGGCACTTTATACGACACTATCGGCAGAAGTGGTCATGAAAATGTCCGCGATCGAACGATTGGTGCTTTAACCATGCGCTATTCATTAGATACCGCGCAAATGCGTCGGGTCTGTGAAACATCTCGAACCTGTTTCGTGCAAGTTGCCGATGAATGGGCGCTCGATAATCAAGCTCGCCTGTGGTTGGAATGGGCTGCCAAACTACATGAAATCGGCCTGGATATCTCGCATAGCCAGTTCCAAAAACATGGCGAATATATTTTACGTCATTCTGATTTGGCTGGATTCAGCGGACTCGATCAATCAGTGCTAGCAACCTTGGTTCGCTTACATCGTCGTAAATTTTCTAGCCAGGTGATTCACGATTTACCTGTCAGTTTACAAGATAGCTGCAAGCGACTTGCTTGCTTGCTGCGATTGGCAATTATCTTGCACCACTCTCGCCACGATGCACCTTTGCCACCATTTCGGTTAATTGCCAATGATTTTCGTTTGAAAATTGTTTTGCCAAAAGAATGGTTAAAGCTGCACCCTCTGACCCAGCGAGACCTAGATGAAGAAAAAGATTTTCTTAAAACTGCCGGAATGTTGTTAGACGTGGAAGCAGAATAG
- the rhlB gene encoding ATP-dependent RNA helicase RhlB, whose protein sequence is MSNTHLTDIRFDQLPLAQPVLDGLARNGISHCTPIQAEALEKLLAGHDVAGQAQTGTGKTLAFLTAVFHRLLTKPANPNRKTNQPRALIMAPTRELAVQIEKDAKLLAESCGFSIGCVYGGTAYRQQMEMVSQGVDILIGTTGRLIDYLKQRCFDLRAVDALVLDEADRMFDLGFIKDVRFMIRRCPAPEKRLSMLFSATLSYRVNELAYEHMNNPQQVTIESTKKTANRVEESLFHPANSEKIPLLLGLVNQLKPERAMVFVNTKHAADRVCGYLLGNGLKAGLLSGDVPQNKRLRLLNEFQAGELQLLVATDVAARGLHIDGVTHVFNYDLPQDSEDYVHRVGRTARAGASGEAISFACEDYAYYLPDIETFIERSLETRAISDVELPQEIKPAQRIAKKPAHNARNRSGSRPNSAGQRSPRRSPKS, encoded by the coding sequence ATGAGCAACACCCACCTGACCGACATTCGTTTCGACCAGCTTCCTCTTGCGCAACCGGTGCTGGATGGCCTTGCCCGCAATGGTATTAGCCACTGCACTCCCATTCAAGCCGAAGCTTTAGAAAAGCTACTGGCAGGGCATGATGTTGCAGGGCAAGCACAAACAGGTACCGGTAAAACACTGGCTTTTTTGACCGCGGTATTCCATCGATTACTCACCAAACCTGCCAATCCAAATCGAAAAACTAATCAACCACGCGCTCTGATTATGGCGCCGACCCGCGAACTGGCAGTTCAAATTGAAAAAGATGCCAAGTTATTAGCTGAAAGCTGCGGTTTTTCGATTGGCTGTGTTTATGGTGGTACAGCCTACCGCCAACAAATGGAAATGGTCAGCCAAGGCGTTGATATTTTGATTGGTACTACTGGCCGTTTAATCGATTATCTCAAACAACGCTGTTTTGATTTGCGTGCAGTTGATGCACTGGTACTTGATGAAGCAGACCGCATGTTCGACCTGGGTTTTATCAAAGACGTTCGTTTTATGATCCGCCGTTGCCCAGCGCCTGAAAAGCGTTTATCCATGCTGTTCTCAGCCACCCTCTCTTATCGAGTGAATGAGCTAGCTTACGAGCACATGAATAACCCGCAGCAAGTCACCATTGAAAGCACCAAAAAAACTGCCAACCGAGTTGAAGAATCTTTATTTCACCCAGCCAACAGTGAAAAAATCCCTCTGTTACTGGGATTGGTGAATCAGTTAAAACCTGAGCGCGCGATGGTGTTTGTCAATACCAAACATGCAGCCGATAGAGTCTGTGGCTATTTATTAGGCAATGGATTAAAAGCCGGCTTGTTAAGTGGTGATGTACCGCAAAACAAGCGTCTTCGCTTATTGAATGAATTTCAAGCAGGTGAGTTGCAACTATTGGTAGCTACCGATGTTGCCGCGCGTGGTTTGCATATCGACGGCGTTACTCATGTATTCAATTATGATTTACCACAAGACAGTGAAGATTATGTTCACCGAGTCGGTCGTACTGCACGTGCTGGTGCTAGTGGTGAAGCAATTAGCTTTGCTTGCGAAGATTACGCCTACTACCTTCCTGATATCGAAACATTTATTGAACGCTCACTCGAGACTCGAGCCATCAGTGATGTGGAGCTACCTCAGGAAATAAAACCTGCACAACGTATCGCTAAAAAACCAGCCCACAATGCACGAAATCGCTCTGGTAGCCGCCCAAATTCTGCTGGCCAGCGCTCACCTCGTCGCTCACCAAAAAGTTAA
- the argF gene encoding ornithine carbamoyltransferase — MPFNLRNRNFLKLLDFTPKEIQFLIDLSMDLKKAKYGGYEQPRLKGKNIALIFEKASTRTRCAFEVAAFDQGAQVSYIHGGSQIGQKETMKDTARVLGRMYDGIEYRGYGQAIVEELGEFAGVPVWNGLTDEFHPTQILADFLTMIEHGEGRQLNQMSFAYLGDARNNMGNSLMVGAAKMGMDIRLVAPKAFWPEPALVAECQKIAEQTGAKILLTEDVDQGVKGTDFLYTDVWVSMGESDAAWDERVKLMLPYQINAEMMAKTANPKAKFMHCLPAFHNSDTVVGKQVAEKYGLEGLEVTEQVFESEASIVFDEAENRMHTIKAVMVATLGS, encoded by the coding sequence ATGCCATTCAATCTGCGTAACCGGAATTTTCTCAAGCTGCTGGACTTCACTCCAAAGGAAATCCAGTTTTTGATCGACCTTTCTATGGACTTGAAGAAGGCCAAATATGGTGGTTATGAACAACCACGATTGAAAGGTAAGAACATTGCGTTGATCTTTGAAAAGGCATCTACCCGAACCCGCTGCGCTTTTGAAGTGGCAGCTTTTGATCAGGGTGCGCAAGTTAGTTATATCCATGGCGGCTCACAGATTGGCCAAAAAGAAACCATGAAAGATACCGCCCGTGTATTAGGGCGAATGTATGACGGTATTGAGTATCGTGGTTATGGTCAGGCGATTGTTGAAGAGCTAGGGGAGTTCGCCGGTGTTCCGGTATGGAATGGCCTAACCGATGAATTTCATCCCACCCAGATTTTGGCCGATTTCTTGACCATGATTGAGCACGGTGAAGGCCGTCAATTAAACCAGATGTCTTTTGCTTATCTAGGCGATGCTCGAAATAATATGGGCAACTCACTGATGGTCGGTGCTGCAAAAATGGGCATGGATATTCGGTTGGTGGCACCAAAAGCTTTCTGGCCGGAACCAGCATTGGTCGCTGAATGCCAAAAAATAGCCGAACAAACCGGTGCAAAAATTCTACTTACCGAAGATGTTGACCAAGGTGTTAAGGGTACAGATTTCTTATATACCGATGTTTGGGTATCGATGGGTGAATCAGATGCAGCATGGGATGAGCGAGTTAAGTTAATGCTGCCTTATCAGATCAATGCTGAAATGATGGCGAAAACTGCTAATCCTAAAGCTAAATTTATGCACTGCTTACCGGCGTTCCATAACTCCGATACTGTTGTTGGTAAGCAGGTTGCTGAAAAATATGGATTGGAAGGATTAGAAGTTACCGAACAAGTTTTTGAATCAGAAGCATCGATTGTTTTTGATGAAGCTGAAAACCGTATGCATACGATTAAAGCGGTAATGGTTGCTACGCTGGGAAGTTAG
- a CDS encoding DUF3135 domain-containing protein, producing the protein MSQSFFSQLSFDQWVELAQKNPKKLDQIKQKMVNEVIDQAASDRQLRLRAFQWKLEQISRIAPSPLSACITYSHMMWKQIYGGQGLVSACQLSSHKAKILPLKK; encoded by the coding sequence ATGAGTCAGTCTTTTTTTAGTCAATTGAGTTTTGACCAGTGGGTTGAATTAGCTCAGAAAAATCCGAAAAAGCTTGATCAGATAAAACAGAAAATGGTCAATGAAGTGATTGATCAAGCCGCTTCTGACAGGCAACTGAGACTAAGGGCATTTCAATGGAAGTTGGAACAAATTAGTCGCATTGCACCAAGTCCACTAAGCGCCTGTATTACATACAGTCATATGATGTGGAAGCAAATTTACGGAGGGCAAGGATTGGTTAGTGCATGTCAATTATCTTCGCATAAGGCAAAAATCCTGCCGTTAAAGAAATAA